A window of the Rhodoferax sp. GW822-FHT02A01 genome harbors these coding sequences:
- a CDS encoding malonate decarboxylase subunit alpha, with the protein MKSKIVSASDAVALVHDNDTLVCSGFGVVGVPDELLAALEKRFLETAQPRNLHLLFGGGPGDGKDRGLNRIAYEGLIASAIGGHWGLVPKMGALAMANQIQAYNLPLGVISHMYRDIAAGLPGNLTPVGLGTFVDPRLQGGKINASTTEDIVEVTTLGGREMLFYKAPKPNVAFIRASIADPDGNLSLEREALTQDALAIAMAVKNAGGIVIAQVEFITEAGAMLPRRVKVPGILVDCVVVARPEYHMQTYGTPYSPALSGEMRVPLDALPPMPFDERKVIARRAAFELMPNAVVNLGIGMPEGVADIANEERLLRYMTLTAEPGVVGGVPGSGLNFGSSTNATAQLDMNQQFDFYDGGGLDLAVLGLAECDARGNINVSRFGPRLAGAGGFINITQNSRTVIFIGTFTAGGLEVKVGDGKLTILKEGKFRKFVEKIEQVTFSGEYAARMGKKVLYVTERCVLTLTPEGLELTEVAPGVDIERDIHALHGLQAHHPQSFDYGCTHLPRGAHGPEGHAAVHLAAGPHCLPA; encoded by the coding sequence ATGAAATCAAAAATAGTGTCGGCCAGCGACGCCGTCGCACTCGTACACGATAACGACACACTGGTCTGCTCCGGATTCGGAGTTGTTGGTGTCCCCGACGAGTTGCTGGCAGCGCTGGAAAAGCGCTTTCTGGAGACAGCGCAGCCGCGCAATCTGCATCTTTTATTTGGCGGCGGCCCGGGCGATGGGAAGGACCGCGGCCTCAACCGCATCGCCTACGAGGGGCTGATTGCCTCTGCCATCGGCGGCCATTGGGGGCTGGTGCCCAAGATGGGCGCGTTGGCCATGGCCAACCAGATCCAGGCCTACAACCTGCCGCTGGGCGTCATCTCCCACATGTACCGCGACATCGCCGCAGGCCTGCCGGGCAACCTCACGCCGGTGGGGCTGGGCACCTTTGTGGACCCGCGTTTGCAAGGCGGCAAGATCAACGCCAGCACCACCGAAGACATTGTGGAAGTCACCACCCTGGGCGGGCGCGAGATGCTGTTCTACAAGGCGCCCAAGCCGAACGTGGCCTTCATTCGCGCGTCGATTGCCGATCCGGATGGCAACCTGTCGCTGGAGCGTGAGGCGCTCACGCAGGACGCGCTGGCGATTGCCATGGCCGTGAAGAACGCCGGCGGTATCGTGATTGCACAGGTGGAATTCATCACCGAAGCCGGGGCCATGCTGCCGCGCCGCGTGAAGGTGCCCGGCATTCTGGTGGATTGCGTGGTCGTGGCCCGTCCCGAATATCACATGCAAACCTACGGCACGCCTTACAGCCCGGCGCTCTCGGGTGAGATGCGTGTACCGCTGGATGCGCTGCCGCCCATGCCTTTTGATGAGCGCAAGGTGATTGCGCGCCGCGCCGCCTTCGAGCTCATGCCCAATGCAGTGGTCAACCTGGGCATCGGCATGCCCGAAGGCGTGGCCGATATCGCCAACGAGGAGCGCCTGCTGCGCTACATGACGCTCACCGCCGAGCCCGGCGTGGTGGGCGGTGTTCCCGGCAGCGGCCTGAACTTCGGCTCCTCCACCAACGCCACGGCACAGCTGGACATGAACCAGCAGTTTGACTTCTACGACGGCGGCGGCCTGGACCTGGCCGTGCTGGGGCTGGCCGAGTGCGATGCGCGCGGCAACATCAACGTCAGCCGCTTCGGCCCGCGTCTGGCCGGCGCTGGTGGCTTCATCAACATCACGCAGAACAGTCGCACGGTCATCTTCATTGGCACTTTCACCGCGGGTGGCCTGGAGGTGAAGGTGGGGGACGGCAAACTCACCATCCTGAAGGAAGGCAAGTTCCGCAAGTTCGTGGAGAAGATCGAGCAGGTCACCTTCAGCGGCGAATACGCTGCACGCATGGGCAAGAAGGTGCTCTACGTTACCGAGCGTTGCGTGCTGACCTTGACCCCCGAAGGACTGGAACTGACCGAAGTGGCACCCGGCGTGGACATCGAGCGCGACATCCATGCCCTACATGGCCTTCAAGCCCATCATCCGCAATCCTTTGACTATGGATGCACGCATCTTCCGCGAGGAGCCCATGGGCCTGAAGGACACGCTGCTGTCCATCTCGCTGCTGGACCGCATTGCCTACCAGCCTGA
- a CDS encoding DUF3141 domain-containing protein: MLPLFSSTPFEEHVPADLETLSKQSNRLLSSATHHREKIARTHGARALELSKELAQTQQDIAQAMTAAEAYQMFMEYGADAARRMALTLDVLRERGNIDRAHEEAGTPPVLDYAYEVVVDGRKLQSPVNYQLLKILPPQGVQVLDTKRPFMIIDPRAGHGAGIGGFKPDSQVGVALRAGHPVYFVVFRQHPEPGQTLVEVMRAEAEFLREIARRHPDAPKAVVVGNCQGGWATLILSAANPDLTGPLVINGAPVATWSGQVGENPMRYNGGLLGGVVPALLMSDLGGGEFDGAHLVSNFEMLNPSRNFFGKYYDLFSDVDNKRKSFLEFEKWWGGFHFTNEAEIRWIVEQLFVGNKLARGEAELEPGHKLDLRAIRSPIIVFASRGDNITPPQQALNWIVDTFVDELEIRVRGQRIIYMVHDKVGHLGIFVSSSIARKEHTEVASTLKTIEALTPGLYEMKIDEMEGDEGNEHFYVSFHERRMKDILTTVENDRDQEKDFAAVARFSELGAQAYDTTVRPLLKSMVTPQTAKALREAHPSRVSRKLFSDANPLLPAMTPFVEWAKSQTPSVTPGNPFLELERVMANSIIQGMDLMRDLRDATYENTFLAIYGTPLMHWLGRPEEMENERKEGRNLRRSASVQKILANMERGDLAAGVIRMLVLMADSRGSVRRDRLERSAQILNHTEPFQSMGPERRGELIQEQSIIAEFEPKRAVETLPLLLKTPQDRAKALELVNFIVGARAEMAPHSLELIQRMEQLLGVADNKTTEEPSNEIKNSVGQRRRRTRTR, encoded by the coding sequence ATGCTCCCCCTATTCAGCTCCACGCCTTTCGAGGAACATGTTCCTGCTGATCTGGAGACGCTTTCCAAGCAGTCCAACCGGCTTCTCTCCAGCGCAACGCACCACCGTGAAAAGATTGCCCGAACACACGGGGCCCGCGCACTGGAACTGTCGAAGGAACTGGCGCAGACGCAGCAGGACATTGCACAGGCAATGACGGCGGCAGAGGCCTACCAGATGTTCATGGAATACGGGGCCGATGCCGCGCGGCGTATGGCGCTGACACTGGATGTTCTGCGTGAGCGCGGCAACATCGATCGGGCCCACGAAGAAGCGGGCACGCCACCCGTGCTGGACTATGCCTATGAAGTGGTGGTGGATGGACGCAAGCTGCAAAGCCCGGTCAACTACCAGTTGCTCAAGATCCTGCCGCCGCAAGGTGTGCAGGTGCTGGATACCAAACGCCCGTTCATGATCATCGACCCGCGTGCCGGGCATGGTGCGGGCATAGGCGGCTTCAAGCCGGACAGCCAGGTCGGCGTGGCCTTGCGTGCCGGGCATCCGGTGTACTTTGTGGTGTTCCGCCAGCATCCCGAGCCGGGGCAGACCCTGGTGGAAGTAATGCGCGCCGAGGCCGAGTTCCTGCGTGAGATCGCCAGACGCCACCCCGACGCACCCAAGGCTGTGGTGGTGGGCAATTGCCAGGGTGGCTGGGCCACACTGATCCTGTCTGCGGCCAACCCCGACCTGACCGGTCCGTTGGTGATCAACGGTGCACCGGTGGCCACCTGGTCGGGCCAGGTGGGCGAGAACCCCATGCGCTACAACGGCGGTCTGCTGGGCGGTGTGGTCCCCGCACTGCTGATGTCCGACCTGGGCGGCGGTGAGTTCGACGGTGCGCATCTGGTGTCCAACTTCGAGATGCTCAACCCCAGCCGCAACTTCTTCGGCAAGTACTACGACCTGTTCTCGGACGTGGACAACAAGCGCAAGAGCTTTCTGGAGTTCGAGAAATGGTGGGGGGGATTTCACTTCACCAACGAAGCCGAGATCCGCTGGATCGTCGAGCAACTGTTCGTGGGTAACAAGCTGGCCCGCGGTGAGGCCGAGCTGGAGCCCGGCCACAAGCTCGACTTGCGGGCGATCCGCTCGCCCATCATTGTGTTTGCCAGCCGCGGCGACAACATCACTCCGCCGCAGCAGGCGCTCAACTGGATCGTGGACACCTTTGTCGATGAGCTGGAAATCCGTGTACGGGGCCAGCGCATCATCTACATGGTGCACGACAAGGTGGGCCACCTGGGCATCTTCGTGTCGTCCTCCATTGCCCGCAAGGAACACACGGAAGTCGCCTCCACCCTGAAGACCATCGAGGCGCTGACGCCAGGTCTGTACGAGATGAAGATCGACGAAATGGAAGGTGACGAAGGCAACGAGCACTTCTACGTCAGCTTCCACGAGCGGCGCATGAAGGACATCCTCACCACGGTGGAAAACGACCGCGACCAGGAAAAGGACTTTGCGGCAGTGGCCCGCTTTTCCGAGCTCGGTGCCCAGGCGTACGACACCACGGTGCGCCCTTTGCTCAAGAGCATGGTGACGCCGCAGACCGCCAAGGCGCTGCGCGAGGCCCATCCATCGCGAGTGAGCCGCAAACTGTTCTCCGACGCTAATCCGCTGTTGCCGGCCATGACGCCGTTCGTCGAATGGGCCAAGAGCCAGACCCCTTCCGTGACACCCGGCAACCCGTTTCTGGAGCTGGAGCGGGTGATGGCCAACAGCATCATCCAGGGCATGGACCTGATGCGCGACCTGCGCGATGCAACCTACGAGAACACCTTCCTGGCCATCTACGGCACGCCCTTGATGCATTGGCTGGGACGCCCCGAAGAAATGGAAAACGAGCGCAAGGAAGGCCGCAACCTGCGTCGTTCGGCCTCCGTGCAGAAGATACTGGCCAACATGGAGCGTGGCGACCTGGCAGCCGGTGTGATCCGCATGCTGGTGCTGATGGCGGATTCGCGCGGCTCGGTGCGACGCGACCGGCTGGAGCGCTCGGCCCAAATACTCAACCACACCGAACCATTCCAGTCCATGGGACCGGAGCGCAGAGGCGAGCTGATCCAGGAGCAATCCATCATCGCCGAGTTCGAGCCCAAGCGTGCAGTGGAAACACTGCCCCTGCTGCTGAAGACGCCGCAAGACCGTGCCAAGGCACTGGAGCTGGTGAACTTCATCGTGGGTGCGCGCGCGGAGATGGCTCCCCACTCGCTGGAATTGATCCAGCGCATGGAGCAGTTGCTGGGCGTGGCTGACAATAAAACCACTGAGGAGCCAAGCAATGAAATCAAAAATAGTGTCGGCCAGCGACGCCGTCGCACTCGTACACGATAA